A part of Drosophila ananassae strain 14024-0371.13 chromosome 2R, ASM1763931v2, whole genome shotgun sequence genomic DNA contains:
- the LOC6507416 gene encoding Down syndrome cell adhesion molecule-like protein Dscam2 isoform X4, whose translation MWISSRLFVIFLLLHLETTCSEPFEAHLRGPGFVMEPPGRVEFSNSSGGWLDCSASGSPQPTIDWVHADGSAVTEIHGVRRVLRNGTLVLMPFAAAAYHQDVHNTIYRCIASNSVGRIVSRDVQVRAVVAQAYKVDVEVLSASRGCTAILRCVVPTFVKELVRVVSWVHEPAIYIYPSLQGDGKFHLLPTGELLIHNLQESDESQSFRCRSMHRLTRQVVVSSPTRLRINSHRGIISPSVVEHTAHVQVSQDEGAVLLCVAQGCPSPEYSWYTHNGAGPLPVLSGPRVRLLGPILAIEAVTGEDSGVYKCTASNVGGEASAELRLTVATPIQVEISPNVLSVHMGGTAEFRCLVTSNGSPVGMQNILWYKDGRQLPSSGRVEDTLVVPRVSRENRGMYQCVVRRPEGDTFQATAELQLGDAPPVLLYSFIEQTLQPGPAVSLKCSAAGNPTPQISWTLDGFPLPSNGRFMIGQYITVHGDVISHVNISHVMVEDGGEYACIAENRAGRVQHAARLNIYGLPYIRLIPKVTAVSGETLNLKCPVAGYPIEEIHWERGGRELPDDIRQRVQPDGSLTISPVQKNSDSGVYTCWARNKQGHSARRSGEVTVIVPPSIEPFAFQEGLAEGMRTRTVCGVSRGDPPLKLIWLKDGEPLPDLLGANVTMLDQYSSLLSIPSLSATHSGEYTCVAKNPAAEIKYTALLQVKVPPRWIVEPVDANVERNRHIMLHCQAQGVPTPSIVWKKATGSKSGEYEEVRERPFTKLLGNGSLLLQHVKEDREGFYLCQANNGIGTGIGKVIQLKVNSSPYFSSTSRSVMVKKGDTALLQCAVSGDKPINIVWMRSGKNTLNPSTNYKISVKQEATPDGVSAELQIRTVDATDSGPYFCRASNLYGNDQQLVQLQVQEPPQPPSVLEAAMISSRSVNLKWQPKTLGTGDVSKYLVEFREADPLFVEQWQQVEVKDPPTFNAMIENLKPATRYAFRVIAEGSAGRSAPSQELIVRTEPQRPAGPPLNLSARPLSSTELLISWVAPLPELRHGDIQGYNVGYKLANSGNTAYNFTSVSGDGDGGNGELLLSGLAKFQRYNVVVQAFNQVGPGPLSEPATSQTMEDVPSRSPEDVRCAALSSQSLQVSWQPPPIYHTNGLLQGYKLIFEPIIDDIQPSKDEVESRKTTALTMVLTGLRKYTNYSIQVLAHTRMGDGVLSKPLYCHSEEDVPEAPADIKVVVSSSQSLYISWLPPTEPNGVITKFSLYTRVVNGREELNNEKRSLPSQQAYYEAKGLHPHMEYQFWVTASTRVGEGKSSRVASQITTNRIPARIISFGGPVVRPWRSTVTLPCTAVGKPKRDWFKSDVVLRQGGVHNTQLLDTGDLIISSLELADGGNYSCQVDNGIGTDRLTHILMVQVPPSAPTLYVTSATSSSILMHWKCGFTGNAPITGYTLFYRRGNGNTDEMQLSRHASSHELKGLVCGSTYQIYLSAQNKVGPSPSSIMLHVRTQGQSPGQPSSTALLAPNSTSLLVRLHSWPDNGCPILYFVLQYKAMTDDPDAEWVMVSNALKPQRRLVVPNLLPSTLYHLRMEAHNVAGQSSAEFSFVTLTKDGDPPPPEIVQRGHRGTTVFYGNINLLIPSIAALSGMICTIVMVIICYRNMLKNARPLAEQSAHSQKESLENRANSEAAQRERYYATIHKVSMQNNDKIPETSEDISPYATFQLSEGAGNMSQPHHGGPANTLLHSFMYHERALAEGCSSPPPAASKNRRRHSRKTEPESEESESDQDQLTSSRTESSNQHEGKIKHSIIYHGAQSSTSSDLSPMSEQKSLPRRGRSRYHHQQYQFSTNTTPRHHNSNKMNNNTSNNINTTNMNINMNMNSTATNTTATPSTSNSNKILSPRGGGNLKSISSTFKSQDSIQCHIPTLVKSPSISTQQQKQFHKQQVLGSTNGSSSNGNGNSNSNMSCNPNSNSSSLKQQQPLLITPKLHQLEAGSGPQELMGLDGIGGSPLVACMPPSSQFRPIPHKSSIMPAHEPPHHQNHSNHLPPHHPSSGSTLLNPSTAMLSSKFFTAPTLPK comes from the exons ATGTGGATTAGTAGCCGCCTTTTCGTGATTTTCCTGCTGCTCCATCTCG AAACCACCTGCAGTGAACCCTTCGAAGCGCACTTGCGCGGTCCTGGATTCGTGATGGAACCGCCAGGGCGGGTGGAGTTCTCAAACTCCTCCGGCGGCTGGCTAGACTGCTCCGCCTCCGGCAGCCCGCAGCCCACGATCGACTGGGTCCATGCGGACGGATCGGCCGTAACCGAGATCCATGGAGTGAGGCGGGTCCTGCGCAACGGCACCCTCGTCCTGATGCCCTTCGCTGCGGCTGCCTACCACCAGGATGTGCACAACACGATCTACCGTTGCATTGCCAGCAACTCCGTGGGGCGCATCGTATCGCGGGATGTGCAAGTGAGGGCGG TCGTGGCACAGGCCTACAAAGTGGATGTGGAGGTCCTGTCGGCGTCGCGCGGCTGCACCGCCATCCTGCGCTGCGTGGTGCCCACGTTCGTCAAGGAACTGGTGCGAGTCGTCTCCTGGGTTCATGAACCCGCTATCTACATCTATCCCTCGCTGCAAGGCG ATGGCAAGTTCCACCTCCTGCCCACCGGTGAGCTGCTCATCCACAACCTGCAGGAGAGCGACGAGTCGCAGTCGTTCCGGTGCCGCAGCATGCACCGCCTCACCCGCCAAGTGGTGGTATCCTCGCCCACCCGGCTGCGTATTAATT CGCATCGCGGCATCATTTCGCCGAGCGTGGTGGAGCACACGGCCCATGTGCAGGTGTCGCAGGACGAGGGCGCGGTGCTGCTGTGCGTCGCTCAGGGCTGTCCTTCGCCCGAATACAG CTGGTACACCCACAACGGAGCCGGGCCCCTGCCCGTGCTGAGCGGTCCCCGGGTCCGGCTACTGGGTCCCATCCTGGCCATCGAGGCGGTTACCGGCGAGGACTCCGGCGTATACAAGTGCACGGCCAGCAATGTGGGCGGCGAGGCCAGTGCCGAGCTCCGCCTGACAGTGGCCACGCCCATCCAGGTGGAAATCTCCCCGAATGTGCTCAGCGTCCACATGGGCGGCACCGCGGAGTTTCGTTGCCTGGTGACCAGCAACGGCAGCCCGGTGGGCATGCAAAACATCCTCTGGTACAAGGACGGTCGCCAGCTGCCGTCGTCGGGACGCGTCGAGGACACGTTGGTGGTGCCGCGAGTGAGTCGCGAAAATCGGGGCATGTATCAGTGCGTGGTGCGACGGCCCGAGGGCGATACATTCCAGGCCACCGCGGAATTGCAACTAGGAG ATGCTCCGCCCGTGCTCCTGTACAGCTTCATCGAGCAGACTCTGCAGCCCGGCCCAGCTGTGAGCCTGAAGTGCTCCGCTGCCGGCAATCCTACGCCGCAAATTTCATGGACACTGGACGGATTTCCGCTGCCATCAAACGGAAG ATTTATGATCGGACAATATATCACTGTGCATGGCGATGTAATTAGTCATGTTAACATAAGCCACGTCATGGTGGAAGATGGCGGCGAGTACGCCTGCATAGCTGAGAACAGGGCAGGACGAGTGCAGCACGCCGCTCGCCTCAATATTTATG GTCTTCCTTACATTCGACTGATTCCGAAGGTAACCGCCGTCTCTGGCGAGACATTGAATCTAAAGTGCCCCGTGGCCGGGTATCCCATCGAGGAGATCCACTGGGAGAGGGGCGGCAGGGAGCTGCCGGATGACATACGGCAGAGGGTCCAGCCGGACGGCTCGCTGACCATCAGTCCGGTGCAAAAGAACTCCGATTCCGGGGTGTACACGTGCTGGGCGCGGAACAAACAGGGTCACAGTGCCAGGCGGAGCGGCGAGGTGACGGTCATAG TGCCGCCGAGCATAGAACCGTTCGCCTTCCAGGAGGGCCTGGCCGAGGGCATGCGGACACGGACCGTCTGCGGGGTCTCCCGGGGCGACCCGCCCCTAAAGCTGATCTGGCTGAAGGACGGTGAGCCGCTGCCGGACCTGCTGGGGGCCAATGTCACCATGCTAGACCAGTACAGCTCGCTGCTGAGCATTCCGTCGCTCTCCGCCACGCACTCCGGCGAGTACACGTGCGTGGCCAAGAATCCGGCGGCGGAGATCAAGTACACGGCCCTGTTGCAGGTCAAAG TGCCGCCTCGCTGGATTGTCGAGCCCGTTGATGCGAATGTGGAGCGCAACCGCCACATAATGTTGCACTGCCAGGCTCAGGGTGTACCCACGCCCAGTATAGTGTGGAAAAAGGCCACAG GCAGCAAATCAGGAGAGTACGAGGAGGTCAGGGAGCGCCCCTTCACCAAGCTACTGGGCAACGGGTCCCTCCTGCTCCAGCACGTGAAGGAGGATCGCGAGGGCTTCTATCTGTGCCAGGCCAACAATGGCATCGGCACCGGCATCGGAAAGGTCATCCAGCTGAAAGTGAACT CCTCGCCGTACTTCTCCTCCACCTCCCGTTCCGTGATGGTGAAAAAGGGCGACACCGCCCTGCTCCAGTGCGCGGTGAGCGGCGACAAGCCGATTAACATTGTCTGGATGCGTTCGGGCAAGAACACGCTGAATCCCTCGACCAATTACAA GATCTCAGTGAAGCAGGAGGCCACGCCGGACGGTGTTTCCGCCGAGCTGCAAATCCGCACAGTGGATGCCACCGACAGTGGTCCCTACTTCTGCCGGGCGAGCAACCTCTATGGAAACGATCAGCAACTGGTGCAGCTCCAGGTCCAGGAACCGCCGCAGCCACCCAGCGTCCTGGAGGCGGCCATGATCAGCAGTCGGTCAGTGAATCTCAAGTGGCAGCCTAAGACCCTGGGCACCGGCGACGTCTCCAAGTACCTGGTGGAGTTCCGCGAGGCTGATC CTCTGTTTGTGGAGCAGTGGCAGCAAGTGGAGGTTAAGGACCCACCCACTTTTAATGCCATGATAGAGAACCTTAAGCCGGCCACGCGATATGCCTTCCGGGTGATTGCCGAGGGCTCTGCTGGACGTAGTGCACCCAGCCAGGAGCTGATTGTTCGAACTGAGCCACAGAGACCGGCGGGTCCACCACTGAATCTCTCCGCCCGTCCTCTGTCCTCCACGGAGCTGCTAATCAGCTGGGTGGCTCCACTTCCGGAGCTGCGACATGGCGACATCCAGGGTTACAATGTGGGCTACAAGTTGGCCAACTCGGGCAACACGGCCTACAACTTTACCTCGGTTTCCGGTGACGGTGATGGCGGAAACGGAGAGCTGCTCCTGAGTGGACTGGCTAAGTTCCAGCGCTACAATGTGGTGGTGCAGGCCTTCAACCAGGTGGGACCAGGTCCGCTCTCGGAACCAGCTACATCCCAGACTATGGAAGATG TTCCCAGCCGCTCGCCAGAGGATGTGCGATGTGCCGCCTTGTCGTCGCAGTCCCTGCAGGTTTCCTGGCAACCTCCTCCGATCTACCACACCAACGGTCTACTGCAGGGCTACAAGCTAATCTTCGAGCCCATCATCGACGACATCCAGCCCAGCAAGGATGAGGTAGAGTCGCGCAAGACCACAGCCCTAACCATGGTCCTGACGGGACTTCGCAAGTACACAAACTACAGCATCCAAGTCCTGGCCCACACCCGAATGGGTGACGGAGTTTTGTCCAAGCCCCTGTACTGCCACAGCGAGGAGGACGTGCCGGAGGCGCCGGCGGACATTAAGGTAGTGGTTAGCTCGTCACAGTCTCTTTACATATCCTGGTTGCCGCCAACGGAGCCGAACGGGGTGATCACCAAGTTCAGCCTGTACACACGAGTGGTGAACGGACGCGAGGAGCTGAACAACGAGAAGCGCAGCCTGCCGTCACAGCAGGCCTACTACGAGGCGAAGGGTCTGCATCCCCACATGGAGTACCAGTTCTGGGTGACGGCCAGCACGCGGGTGGGCGAGGGCAAGAGCTCCCGGGTAGCCTCTCAGATCACGACCAACCGCATTCCGGCCCGGATCATATCTTTCGGCGGCCCGGTGGTGCGGCCCTGGCGCTCCACTGTCACCCTGCCGTGCACGGCAGTGGGCAAGCCCAAGCGGGATTGGTTCAAGTCGGACGTGGTGCTGCGCCAGGGCGGCGTACACAACACACAGCTGCTGGACACCGGAGACCTGATCATCTCCAGCCTGGAGCTGGCGGACGGCGGCAACTACAGCTGCCAGGTGGACAACGGCATTGGCACGGATCGGCTCACCCACATCCTCATGGTGCAGGTGCCTCCCTCGGCGCCCACTCTTTATGTGACCAGTGCCACCTCGAGCAGCATCCTGATGCACTGGAAGTGCGGATTCACCGGCAACGCCCCCATCACCGGGTACACCCTCTTCTACCGACgcggcaacggcaacaccgACGAGATGCAGCTCTCTCGTCACGCCTCCAGCCACGAGCTAAAGGGCCTTGTATGCGGCAGCACCTACCAGATCTACCTGAGTGCCCAGAACAAGGTGGGCCCCTCGCCCTCCAGCATCATGCTGCACGTCCGCACCCAGGGCCAGTCTCCGGGACAGCCCTCCTCCACGGCACTGCTGGCGCCCAACTCTACCTCGCTCCTGGTCCGTCTCCACTCCTGGCCGGACAACGGCTGCCCCATCCTCTACTTTGTCCTGCAGTACAAGGCGATGACCGACGATCCAGATGCCGAGTGGGTTATGG TCTCCAATGCATTGAAACCTCAACGTCGTCTGGTGGTTCCCAACCTGCTGCCCTCCACCCTGTACCACCTCCGCATGGAAGCCCACAACGTGGCTGGTCAGTCGAGTGCCGAGTTCTCTTTCGTGACCCTGACCAAGGACGGGGACCCGCCGCCACCGGAGATCGTGCAGCGGGGGCATCGCGGCACCACCGTCTTCTACGGAAACATCAACCTGCTAATTCCCAGCATTGCGGCTCTGTCCGGAATGATCTGCACCATCGTCATGGTCATCATCTGCTACAGGAACA TGCTTAAAAATGCACGACCGCTCGCAGAGCAAAGCGCCCACAGTCAGAAGGAGTCCCTGGAGAATCGAGCCAACTCGGAGGCGGCCCAGAGGGAGAGGTACTACGCCACCATACACAAGGTGTCCATGCAGAACAATGACAAGATTCCAG aaaccTCCGAGGACATCTCGCCATACGCCACCTTCCAGCTCTCAGAGGGAGCTGGGAACATGTCGCAGCCGCACCACGGAGGTCCTGCCAACACGCTGCTCCACTCGTTCATGTACCACGAGCGGGCCCTGGCCGAGGGCTGCTCGTCGCCACCACCAGCCGCG TCGAAGAACCGGAGGCGCCACTCCCGGAAGACGGAGCCGGAGAGCGAGGAGTCGGAGTCGGACCAGGACCAGTTGACCTCCAGCCGCACGGAGTCCTCCAACCAGCACGAGGGCAAGATCAAGCACA GCATCATCTACCATGGAGCACAGTCAAGCACCTCCTCCGATCTGTCACCAATGTCCGAACAGAAATCGTTGCCCCGCCGCGGCCGCTCCAGGTATCATCACCAGCAATATCAGTTTTCCACCAATACCACACCGCGCcaccacaacagcaacaaaatgAACAACAACACaagcaacaacatcaacacCACCAACATGAACATTAACATGAACATGAATAGCACTGCCACAAATACGACAGCCACACCATCGACCAGCAATTCGAACAAAATTCTATCGCCGCGGGGCGGCGGAAACCTCAAGTCCATATCGAGCACCTTCAAATCACAAGACTCCATTCAGTGCCACATACCCACATTGGTCAAGTCGCCATCGATTAGTACACAGCAGCAGAAACAGTTCCACAAACAGCAGGTCCTGGGTAGCACTAACGGTAGTAGCAGTAACGGTAACGGTAACAGTAACAGTAACATGTCCTGTAACCCCAACTCGAACAGCAGTAGTTTGAAGCAACAGCAACCCCTCCTGATCACGCCCAAGCTCCATCAGCTGGAGGCCGGCAGCGGGCCGCAGGAGCTGATGGGGCTGGACGGGATCGGCGGTAGCCCCCTGGTAGCCTGCATGCCGCCCTCCTCACAGTTCCGCCCAATTCCCCACAAGTCCTCGATAATGCCCGCGCATGAGCCACCGCACCACCAGAACCACAGCAACCACCTGCCGCCGCACCACCCGAGCTCGGGCTCCACCCTGCTCAACCCCTCGACGGCCATGCTCTCGTCCAAGTTCTTCACAGCGCCCACGCTGCCCAAATAG